One Brachyhypopomus gauderio isolate BG-103 chromosome 15, BGAUD_0.2, whole genome shotgun sequence genomic region harbors:
- the dctn1b gene encoding dynactin subunit 1 isoform X3: protein MSSDGGGRPVKVGSLVEVIGKGHRGTVAYIGTTLFASGKWVGVILEEPKGKNDGTVQGKRYFTCMENHGIFVRQSQIQLVDDGTETTSPDTPDAATSKVLKREILEAPKANKMRGVKPKKTPAPRKTTTRRPKARAGVGVKVGSGSASAGEMSSSEPSTPAQTPLAAPVIPSPVGTLPSPGAPPIPAPSKEEEALRAQVKDLEERLETLRMKRAEDKAKLKELEKHKIQLEQLHEWKSKMQEQQNELQKQLKEAKKEAKEALEAKEHYMEEMADTADAIEMATLDKEMAEERAESLQLEVDALKEKVEELTMDLEILKHEIEEKGSDGAASSYHVKQLEEQNARLKEALVRMRDLSASEKQEHLKLQKYMEKKNFEQDALRMQKEKVQEEMKMAEKTIDELKEQVDAALGAEEMVETLTERNLDLEEKVRELRETVTDLEAINEMNDELQENARETELELREQLDLSAASVREAEKRVEAAQETVADYQHTIQKYRELTAHLQELNRELTSQQEASAEPQQPAEIFDFKIKFAETKAHAKAIEMELRKMEVAQANRQVSLLMSFMPESFLRHGGDHDCILVLLLIPRLICKAELISKQAQEKFDLTESSSQRPGLRGAAGEQLSFAAGLIYSLSLLQATLHKYEHALNQCEVEVYKRVGSLYSEMCVHERSLDFLIDLLHKDQLDETVNVQPLTKAIRYYQHLYSIHLADQAEDCTMQLADHIKFTQSALDCMAVEVGRLQAFLQAGEEEAQLCVLLKDLHTSCSDIRQFCKKIRRRMPGTDAPGIPAALSFGSQVCETLAESRRQLAWVNAVLQEVAAAGAQLIAPLGEHEGLPTLKLEDMAFKAAEQIYGSQGIIPYECLRQSCSVVIATMNKMATAMQEGEYDSEKPQNGVAPVEVRAAALRAEITDAEGLGLKLEDRETVIKELKKSLKIKGEELSEASVRLSLLEKKLDSASKDADERVEKIQAVLNETQMLLKKKEKEFEETMDALQADIDQLEAEKTELRQRINSQSKITIEGLRGSPASGIASIVTGAITTEEQKGITGLCGAGGVQVIDSPLLTQQIEAQRLSIKRLKNENNLLKAEKMRSQLASLPPLNVPKLGWREGCRPEVLSSALYRKTDQLLETLLQMSANVKVVDITGKSPVSPSAQLLEQTARLESLSDTLDRLKDEVAEHVVSQRPGAQASSDFATFPCSTFVKAKEETKRDAVLIGRVMVPCPRGQEQAHRLVLSQSQLQRVHRLLQT from the exons ATGAGTTCAGATGGGGGAGGACGCCCAGTGAAGGTGGGATCTCTGGTGGAGGTCATTGGTAAGGGTCATCGGGGTACGGTGGCCTACATAGGCACAACACTCTTTGCTTCTGGGAAATGGGTTGGGGTCATCCTGGAGGAGCCCAAAGGCAAGAATGATGGTACAGTGCAAGGCAAGCGCTACTTCACCTGCATGGAGAACCACGGCATATTTGTACGCCAGTCACAG ATCCAGTTGGTGGATGATGGGACAGAAACAACGTCACCTGACACACCTGACGCTGCAACATCTAAAGTTCTTAAACGAG AGATTCTGGAAGCTCCCAAGGCAAATAAAATG CGAGGAGTCAAACCCAAAAAG ACGCCTGCTCCTCGTAAG ACTACAACCCGGAGGCCTAAG gcaCGGGCAGGGGTGGGGGTGAAAGTGGGTTCTGGCTCAGCCTCCGCTGGAGAGATGAGCAGCAGTGAACCAAGCACCCCTGCTCAAACCCCATTGGCTGCTCCTGTTATTCCCTCCCCTGTTggtacactcccctcccctggAGCTCCGCCCATCCCAGCTCCCAGTAAG gaggaAGAGGCTCTGCGGGCACAGGTGAAAGATCTAGAGGAGAGGCTGGAGACTCTGAGGATGAAGCGGGCGGAGGACAAGGCCAAGctgaaggagctggagaagcACAAGATCCAACTGGAGCAGCTGCACGAGTGGAAGAGCAAGATGCAGGAGCAGCAGAACGAGCTCCAGAAACAGTTGAAGGAGGCCAAgaag GAGGCAAAGGAGGCTCTGGAGGCAAAGGAACATTACATGGAGGAGATGGCGGACACAGCCGACGCCATTGAGATGGCCACCCTGGACAAGGAGATGGCTGAGGAGAGGGCTGAGTCTCTACAGCTGGAGGTCGACGCCCTCAAAGAGAAAGTGGAGGAGCTGACCATGGACCTGGAGATCCTCAAACATGAAATAGAGGAGAAag GTTCTGATGGAGCGGCTTCTAGTTACCACGTGAAACAGCTGGAGGAGCAGAACGCACGTCTGAAGGAAGCGCTGGtccg AATGCGTGACCTGTCCGCCTCCGAGAAACAAGAGCACTTAAAACTGCAGAAGTACATGGAGAAGAAGAATTTTGAACAGGATGCACTGAGGATGCAGAAGGAGAAAGTCCAGGAGGAGATGAAGATGGCAGAGAAGACCATAGATGAGCTGAAAGAGCAG GTGGATGCTGCTCTCGGAGCAGAAGAGATGGTGGAAACCCTGACAGAGCGTAACCTGGATCTGGAGGAGAAAGTGAGGGAGCTCAGGGAGACCGTCACTGACCTG GAGGCCATCAATGAGATGAATGATGAGCTGCAGGAGAACGCCAGGGAGACGGAGCTGGAGCTGAGGGAGCAGCTGGACCTGAGTGCAGCCAGCGTGAGGGAGGCGGAGAAACGGGTGGAGGCCGCGCAGGAGACCGTGGCCGACTACCAGCACACCATCCAGAAATACAGGGAGCTGACCGCACACCTGCAG gaGCTGAACCGAGAGCTGACCAGCCAGCAGGAGGCCAGTGCCGAGCCACAACAGCCAGCAGAGATCTTTGACTTCAAGATCAAATTTGCTGAAACCAAAGCACACGCAAAG GCCATTGAGATGGAGCTCCGTAAAATGGAGGTGGCTCAGGCAAACAGACAGGTGTCTCTGCTCATGTCCTTTATGCCTGAGTCCTTCCTGAGACATGGAGGAGATCATGACTGCATCCTTGTCTTACTGCTCATTCCCAGACTCATCTGCAAG gcaGAGCTGATCAGTAAGCAGGCCCAGGAGAAGTTTGACCTGACGGAGAGCTCCTCACAGAGGCCGGGTCTGAGGGGGGCCGCGGGGGAGCAGCTTAGCTTCGCGGCCGGACTCATTTACTCTCTCAGTCTACTGCAGGCCACCCTGCACAAATATGAACA tgctctgaatcagtgtgaggtggaggtgtataAGCGTGTGGGTTCGCTCTACTCCGAGATGTGTGTACACGAGCGCTCTTTGGACTTCCTCATTGACCTGCTGCACAAGGACCAGCTGGACGAGACTGTGAACGTGCAGCCACTGACCAAGGCCATTAGATACTATCAg CATCTCTACAGCATTCATCTAGCTGACCAGGCTGAGGACTGCACCATGCAGCTGGCTGACCATATCAaa TTTACCCAGAGTGCTCTGGACTGCATGGCGGTGGAGGTGGGTCGCCTGCaggccttcctgcaggctggagAGGAGGAGGCCCAGCTGTGTGTGCTGCTGAAGGACCTTCACACGTCCTGCAGCGACATCCGCCAGTTCTGCAAGAAGATCCGCCGACGCATGCCAGGCACCGACGCCCCGGGCATCCCCGCTGCTCTCAGCTTCGGatcgcag gTGTGTGAGACGTTGGCGGAGAGCAGGAGGCAGCTGGCCTGGGTGAACGCAGTACTGCAGGAGGTGGCTGCAGCCGGGGCCCAGCTCATCGCACCGCTGGGGGAACACGAGGGCCTGCCCACCCTCAAACTGGAGGACATGGCCTTCAAAGCAGCCGAGCAG ATCTATGGCTCACAGGGTATTATCCCCTATGAGTGTCTTCGCCAGTCCTGCAGCGTTGTCATAGCGACCATGAACAAGATGGCCACTGCTATGCAGGAGGGGGAGTATGACTCAGAGAAACCACAGAACGGG GTGGCTCCAGTGGAGGTGCGGGCAGCTGCGTTGAGAGCAGAGATCACAGATGCTGAGGGTCTGGGTCTCAAACTGGAGGACAGAGAGACCGTTATCAAAGAGCTGAAGAAGTCTCTCAAAATAAAG GGGGAGGAGCTTAGTGAAGCCAGCGTGCGTCTCAGCCTGCTGGAGAAGAAGCTGGACAGCGCGTCGAAGGACGCGGACGAGCGCGTGGAGAAGATCCAGGCCGTCCTGAACGAGACCCAGATGCTcctgaagaagaaggagaa GGAGTTTGAAGAAACCATGGATGCTCTGCAGGCTGACATAGATCAGCTGGAGGCTGAGAAGACAGAGCTGAGGCAGCGGATCAACAGCCAATCAAAGATCACTATCGAGGGCCTGAGAGGAAGTCCCGCCTCCGGCATTGCATCCATTGTGACTGGTGCCATAACAACTG AGGAACAGAAAG GTATTACTGGACTTTGTGGCGCTGGAGGTGTACAGGTGATAGATTCCCCCCTGCTGACCCAGCAAATTGAAGCGCAGAGACTCAGCATAAAACGTCTGAAGAATGAAAACAACCTCCTGAAG GCAGAGAAGATGAGGAGTCAGTTAGCCTCCTTGCCTCCACTCAACGTGCCCAAGCTGGGCTGGAGAGAGGGCTGTAGACCGGAGGTGCTCTCCAGCGCCCTCTACCGCAAAACTGATCAACTGCTGGAAACACTCCTGCAGATGAGTGCCAATGTCAAAGTAGTGGACATTACTGGAAAATCTCCAG TGAGTCCCAGTGCCCAGCTGTTGGAGCAAACAGCAAGGCTAGAGTCTCTTAGTGACACTCTTGACAGGCTGAAG GATGAGGTGGCCGAGCACGTGGTGTCCCAGCGGCCTGGAGCTCAGGCCTCGTCTGACTTTGCCACTTTCCCCTGCAGCACGTTCGTGAAG GCTAAGGAGGAGACGAAGAGAGACGCGGTGCTCATCGGCCGCGTCATGGTGCCTTGTCCCCGGGGACAGGAGCAGGCGCACAGGCTCGTCTTGTCTCAGTCCCAGCTCCAACGGGTGCACCGCCTGCTCCAAACCTAA